A single Longimicrobium sp. DNA region contains:
- the lpdA gene encoding dihydrolipoyl dehydrogenase, whose translation MADEKTFDLVVLGSGPGGYVAAIRAAQLGFKTACIEKEPALGGTCLRIGCIPSKALLDSSELFEQIRHKAKDHGIQVAEPAIDVPALHKRKDGVVKGLTDGVAYLFKKNRIEWIRGFGRLTSPETIEVTSADGAATTVRAKNIVLAPGSVPVELPFLKFDHERIIDSTGALSIPQVPGHLVVVGGGVIGLELGSVWLRLGAKVTVLEAMPSILPGMDGEVVKTADRILRKQGFDIRTGRRVSGAERKGDKVVVSVEGAEPIECDYLLVAVGRRAYTEGMGFEEQGIRMERGVIQVDERYHTGVANIYAIGDAIGGRMLAHKAEEEGVAAVEFAAGKHGHVNYDAVANVVYTWPEIASVGMSEEEAKAAGHEYKVGKFPFSANGRAKAMAEQDGFVKVIADAKTDRILGMHLLGPRASDMIAEAALAVEFQGSAEDVARTVHAHPTLPEAVKEAALAVAGRAIHI comes from the coding sequence ATGGCTGACGAGAAGACGTTCGACCTGGTGGTGCTGGGCTCGGGGCCCGGCGGCTACGTCGCGGCGATCCGCGCGGCGCAGCTGGGGTTCAAGACGGCGTGCATCGAGAAGGAGCCGGCGCTGGGCGGCACCTGCCTGCGCATCGGCTGCATTCCCAGCAAGGCCCTGCTGGACAGCTCCGAGCTGTTCGAGCAGATCCGCCACAAGGCAAAGGACCACGGGATCCAGGTGGCCGAGCCCGCCATTGACGTCCCCGCGCTGCACAAGCGCAAGGACGGCGTGGTGAAGGGGCTCACCGACGGCGTGGCGTACCTGTTCAAGAAGAACAGGATCGAGTGGATCCGCGGCTTCGGCCGCCTCACCTCACCCGAGACGATCGAGGTGACCTCGGCCGATGGCGCGGCGACGACGGTCCGGGCGAAGAACATCGTCCTGGCTCCGGGCTCCGTTCCGGTGGAGCTGCCCTTCCTGAAGTTCGACCACGAGCGGATCATCGACTCCACCGGCGCGCTCTCCATCCCCCAGGTCCCCGGCCACCTGGTGGTCGTGGGCGGCGGAGTGATCGGGCTGGAGCTGGGGAGCGTGTGGCTGCGGCTGGGCGCGAAGGTGACGGTGCTCGAGGCCATGCCCAGCATCCTCCCGGGGATGGACGGCGAGGTGGTGAAGACCGCCGACCGCATCCTGCGCAAGCAGGGCTTCGACATCCGCACCGGCCGGCGCGTCTCCGGCGCCGAGCGGAAGGGCGACAAGGTCGTGGTCTCGGTCGAGGGCGCGGAGCCCATCGAGTGCGACTACCTGCTCGTGGCCGTCGGCCGGCGCGCGTACACCGAGGGGATGGGATTCGAGGAGCAGGGAATCCGGATGGAGCGCGGCGTCATCCAGGTGGACGAGCGCTACCACACCGGCGTCGCGAACATCTACGCCATCGGCGACGCGATCGGCGGGCGGATGCTGGCGCACAAGGCCGAGGAGGAGGGCGTTGCCGCCGTCGAGTTCGCGGCCGGCAAGCACGGGCACGTGAACTACGACGCGGTCGCCAACGTCGTCTACACCTGGCCGGAGATCGCCTCGGTGGGGATGAGCGAGGAAGAGGCGAAGGCCGCCGGGCACGAGTACAAGGTGGGCAAGTTCCCCTTTTCCGCGAACGGGCGCGCCAAGGCGATGGCGGAGCAGGACGGCTTCGTGAAGGTGATCGCCGACGCGAAGACGGACCGCATCCTGGGGATGCACCTGCTGGGGCCGCGCGCGTCGGACATGATTGCCGAGGCGGCGCTGGCGGTGGAGTTCCAGGGCTCGGCCGAGGACGTGGCGCGGACGGTGCACGCGCACCCCACGCTTCCCGAGGCGGTGAAGGAGGCGGCGCTGGCGGTGGCGGGGCGCGCCATCCACATTTAG
- the odhB gene encoding 2-oxoglutarate dehydrogenase complex dihydrolipoyllysine-residue succinyltransferase — protein sequence MPVEIRVPPLGESVVEATVGRWSKQQGDAVKKDDVLVELETDKITVEVAAPADGTLGAIRKNEGDTVGVNELLAEMEAGAAAPAAAEEGHVASVRYEEKAGAAAPAESAPAATATATAEAGSADAPTSPAARAIAAEHGIDLASVRGSGPNGRVTKEDVLKRIEDGRTAAGAPQRESAPAQPAAPTAKPATPAQPAAATPAPSVNGDRPEERQRMSRRRQTIARRLLDAQHSTASLTTFNEIDLQQVMELRKRRQDEFVKKHGVKLGFMSFFTRAVIGALKTFPRLNAEIQGDEIVLKHYYDIGIAVGAEEGLVVPVIRNADRRSFAELEKEIGELGKKAREGKLTLDELQGGTFTITNGGTFGSMLSTPILNPPQVGILGMHNIVERPVVVNGEITIRPIMFVALTYDHRIVDGSEAVRFLVTVKQLLEDPINMLIEG from the coding sequence ATGCCGGTTGAGATCCGCGTTCCGCCGCTGGGCGAGTCCGTCGTAGAGGCCACCGTCGGCCGCTGGAGCAAGCAGCAGGGCGACGCCGTGAAGAAGGACGACGTGCTGGTGGAGCTCGAGACCGACAAGATCACGGTCGAGGTGGCCGCCCCCGCCGACGGAACGCTGGGCGCGATCCGCAAGAACGAGGGCGACACCGTGGGCGTGAACGAGCTGCTGGCCGAGATGGAGGCCGGCGCCGCCGCCCCCGCCGCCGCGGAAGAGGGCCACGTGGCCAGCGTCCGCTACGAGGAGAAGGCGGGCGCCGCCGCTCCGGCCGAATCCGCCCCGGCGGCAACCGCCACCGCCACCGCCGAGGCCGGCTCGGCCGACGCGCCGACCTCGCCCGCGGCGCGCGCGATCGCCGCGGAGCACGGGATCGACCTGGCGTCGGTGCGCGGCTCGGGGCCGAACGGCCGGGTGACCAAGGAAGATGTGCTGAAGCGCATCGAGGACGGCCGCACGGCCGCCGGCGCGCCGCAGCGCGAGTCTGCCCCCGCGCAGCCCGCCGCGCCCACGGCCAAGCCGGCGACTCCCGCGCAGCCCGCCGCGGCGACGCCGGCCCCGTCGGTGAACGGCGACCGGCCGGAGGAGCGCCAGCGGATGTCGCGCCGGCGGCAGACCATCGCACGGCGGCTGCTGGACGCGCAGCACTCCACGGCCAGCCTGACGACGTTCAACGAGATCGACCTGCAGCAGGTGATGGAGCTGCGGAAGCGGCGGCAGGACGAGTTCGTGAAGAAGCACGGGGTGAAGCTGGGCTTCATGTCGTTCTTCACCAGGGCGGTGATCGGCGCGCTGAAAACCTTCCCGCGGCTGAACGCCGAGATCCAGGGCGACGAGATCGTCCTCAAGCACTACTACGACATCGGCATCGCGGTAGGCGCGGAGGAAGGGCTCGTCGTTCCCGTCATCCGCAACGCCGACCGCAGGAGCTTCGCGGAGCTGGAGAAGGAGATCGGCGAGCTGGGGAAGAAGGCGCGCGAGGGGAAGCTGACGCTCGACGAGCTGCAGGGCGGCACCTTCACCATCACCAACGGCGGCACCTTCGGCTCCATGCTCTCCACGCCGATCCTGAACCCGCCGCAGGTGGGCATCCTGGGGATGCACAACATCGTGGAGCGCCCGGTGGTGGTGAACGGCGAGATCACGATCCGCCCCATCATGTTCGTGGCCCTCACCTACGACCACCGCATCGTGGACGGCAGCGAGGCGGTGCGCTTCCTGGTCACGGTGAAGCAGCTGCTGGAAGACCCGATCAACATGCTGATCGAGGGGTGA
- a CDS encoding 2-oxoglutarate dehydrogenase E1 component — protein MADLREFHGPNAGYVLEQYERYLRDPQSVDAQWQAYFRGFTPADLEAAASSSPAAGAAPRAAAPGIDVRKLVAAREMSRTIRTRGLTAARLDPLGSEPRPDPALALESYGLTEAELESLPAAVVLGHDPRSPNLLAEVRRLRQIYSGSVGYDYHHIPNAEERAWLREAIESARFAQPLPAGRRKDILRRLSQVDGFERYLHRTFFGQKRFSIEGTDAMVPMLDEVVREAAGKGGREVLIGMAHRGRLNVLTHVLGKPYAMMLAGFQSAQLAPGAEDQQNTDEPSGDVKYHMGWDSETEVDGRPIRVTLSPNPSHLEFVNPVVVGMTRASQDDTTHPGPPTLDHDAAIAVLIHGDAAFPGQGTVAETLNMSGLRGYAVGGTLHVIANNQIGFTTDPEEDRSTRWASDLAKGFEIPIVHVNADDVEACLAVTRLAFAYRETFGKDFVIDLVGYRRWGHNEGDEPLFTQPVMYEAIRTHPTAREVYARRLVDEGVVSADEAEAMAKAVADELARALESLGGGAPHHEEDDEHSREGHRRDPLQTGVAAERLRELNEALLQRPEGFAPNARLDKNVLQKRRDALDAAQPAIDWGHAEALAFASLVSEGVPIRLTGQDAERGTFSHRHAVLHDAKTGARLNPLQTLPQATASFEIHNSPLSEMAVVGFEYGYSVRDPQALVLWEAQFGDFANGAQVMVDQYLAASYQKWGQTSGLTLLLPHGYEGQGPEHSSARLERYLQLCAQDNMRVVYPTTSAQFFHLLRRQAAFLGSEPRPLVVMSPKSLLRHPYAASTLEQLASGTFNPVLVDQPFGGSGEEVTRLVLCSGKVYVDLVGTGDEQRADRLSIEGVDRVAVARVEELYPFPAEEIGEVLARFPGVREVVWVQEEPRNMGAWTFVEPRLREVLGELPLRYEGRAERASPAEGYAHRHAAEQTRIVRAALSGAPRLEEAKR, from the coding sequence ATGGCAGATCTCCGCGAGTTCCACGGCCCCAACGCGGGCTACGTGCTGGAGCAGTACGAGCGGTACCTGCGCGATCCGCAGTCGGTGGACGCGCAGTGGCAGGCATATTTCCGCGGCTTCACGCCGGCCGACCTCGAGGCCGCGGCCTCCTCGTCCCCCGCCGCCGGCGCCGCTCCGCGCGCGGCCGCGCCGGGGATCGACGTGCGCAAGCTGGTGGCGGCGCGCGAGATGTCGCGCACCATCCGCACGCGCGGGCTGACCGCCGCGCGGCTGGACCCGCTGGGCTCCGAGCCGCGCCCCGACCCGGCACTGGCGCTGGAGAGCTACGGCCTGACCGAGGCGGAGCTGGAGTCGCTCCCCGCGGCGGTCGTGCTGGGCCACGATCCCCGCTCGCCCAACCTGCTGGCCGAGGTCCGCCGCCTCCGGCAGATCTACAGCGGGAGCGTGGGCTACGACTACCACCACATCCCCAACGCGGAAGAGCGCGCCTGGCTGCGCGAGGCCATCGAGTCGGCCCGCTTCGCCCAGCCGCTGCCGGCCGGGCGCAGGAAGGACATCCTCCGCCGGCTGAGCCAGGTGGACGGCTTCGAGCGCTACCTGCACCGCACCTTCTTCGGGCAGAAGCGCTTCAGCATCGAGGGGACCGACGCCATGGTTCCCATGCTCGACGAGGTGGTGCGCGAGGCCGCCGGAAAGGGCGGGCGCGAGGTGCTGATCGGGATGGCGCACCGCGGCCGCCTGAACGTGCTCACCCACGTCCTGGGCAAGCCGTACGCGATGATGCTGGCCGGCTTCCAGAGCGCGCAGCTGGCCCCCGGCGCCGAGGACCAGCAGAACACCGACGAGCCGTCGGGCGACGTGAAGTACCACATGGGGTGGGATTCGGAGACCGAGGTGGACGGCCGCCCGATCCGCGTCACCCTGTCTCCGAACCCCAGCCACCTGGAGTTCGTGAACCCGGTGGTGGTGGGGATGACGCGCGCCTCGCAGGACGACACCACGCACCCGGGCCCGCCCACGCTGGACCACGACGCGGCCATCGCGGTGCTGATCCACGGCGACGCGGCCTTCCCCGGGCAGGGAACGGTGGCCGAGACGCTGAACATGAGCGGGCTGCGCGGCTACGCCGTGGGCGGCACGCTGCACGTGATCGCCAACAACCAGATCGGCTTCACCACCGACCCCGAAGAAGACCGCTCCACGCGCTGGGCCAGCGACCTGGCCAAGGGATTCGAGATCCCCATCGTGCACGTGAACGCCGACGACGTGGAGGCGTGCCTGGCCGTCACCCGCCTGGCCTTCGCCTACCGCGAGACCTTCGGCAAGGACTTCGTCATCGACCTGGTGGGCTACCGGCGCTGGGGGCACAACGAGGGCGACGAGCCGCTCTTCACCCAGCCGGTGATGTACGAGGCCATCCGCACCCACCCCACCGCGCGCGAGGTGTACGCCAGGCGGCTGGTGGACGAGGGGGTGGTGAGCGCGGACGAGGCCGAGGCGATGGCGAAGGCGGTGGCCGACGAGCTGGCCCGCGCGCTGGAGTCGCTGGGCGGCGGCGCGCCGCACCACGAGGAAGACGACGAGCATTCGCGCGAGGGGCACCGCCGCGACCCGCTGCAGACCGGCGTGGCCGCCGAACGCCTGCGCGAGCTGAACGAGGCGCTGCTGCAGCGGCCGGAGGGCTTCGCGCCCAACGCGCGACTCGACAAGAACGTGCTGCAGAAGCGCCGCGACGCGCTGGACGCCGCCCAGCCGGCCATCGACTGGGGGCACGCCGAGGCGCTGGCGTTCGCCTCGCTGGTCAGCGAGGGCGTGCCGATCCGGCTGACCGGGCAGGACGCGGAGCGGGGCACCTTCAGCCACCGCCACGCGGTGCTGCACGACGCGAAGACGGGGGCCAGGCTGAACCCCCTGCAGACGCTGCCGCAGGCCACGGCCAGCTTCGAGATCCACAACTCGCCGCTCTCGGAGATGGCGGTGGTGGGCTTCGAGTACGGCTACTCGGTGCGCGACCCGCAGGCGCTGGTGCTGTGGGAGGCGCAGTTCGGCGACTTCGCCAACGGCGCGCAGGTGATGGTGGACCAGTACCTGGCCGCCAGCTACCAGAAGTGGGGGCAGACGTCGGGGCTCACGCTCCTCCTCCCCCACGGCTACGAAGGGCAGGGGCCGGAGCATTCCAGCGCGCGGCTGGAGCGCTACCTCCAGCTCTGCGCGCAGGACAACATGCGCGTGGTCTACCCCACCACCAGCGCGCAATTCTTCCACCTGCTGCGGCGACAGGCGGCGTTCCTGGGAAGCGAGCCGCGCCCGCTGGTGGTGATGAGCCCCAAGAGCCTGCTCCGCCACCCGTACGCCGCGTCCACGCTGGAGCAGCTCGCGTCCGGCACCTTCAACCCGGTGCTGGTGGACCAGCCGTTCGGCGGCAGCGGCGAAGAGGTGACGCGCCTGGTCCTCTGCAGCGGCAAGGTGTACGTGGACCTGGTCGGCACGGGCGACGAGCAGCGCGCGGACCGGCTGTCGATCGAGGGGGTGGACCGCGTGGCCGTGGCCCGCGTGGAGGAGCTGTATCCCTTCCCCGCCGAGGAGATCGGCGAGGTGCTGGCGCGCTTCCCCGGCGTGCGCGAGGTGGTGTGGGTGCAGGAGGAGCCGCGCAACATGGGCGCGTGGACCTTCGTGGAGCCGCGCCTGCGCGAGGTGCTGGGCGAGCTTCCGCTGCGCTACGAGGGCCGGGCCGAGCGCGCCAGCCCCGCGGAAGGGTACGCGCACCGCCACGCCGCCGAGCAGACGCGCATCGTGCGCGCCGCGCTGTCGGGCGCGCCGCGGCTGGAAGAAGCGAAGAGATAG